In Collimonas arenae, a single genomic region encodes these proteins:
- the pth gene encoding aminoacyl-tRNA hydrolase: MSIRLIVGLGNPGPEYEQTRHNAGFWLVDNLANQLGRNLAREARFNAFVAKTSIAGQEVWLLEPQTFMNRSGQSVGGIARFYKIAAEEILVVHDELDLPPGSAKLKKGGSSGGHNGLKDITAALGTQDYWRLRLGIGHPRTLNLQQVVADFVLHRPRKDEQIPIEEAIADSLKIIPLLCEGKFEAATMQLHTAK; this comes from the coding sequence ATGTCCATCCGCCTCATCGTTGGCCTCGGCAATCCCGGTCCGGAATATGAACAAACGCGCCACAACGCCGGTTTCTGGCTGGTCGACAACCTGGCCAACCAGCTTGGCCGCAACCTGGCGCGCGAAGCCCGCTTCAATGCGTTTGTCGCCAAGACCAGCATCGCCGGCCAGGAAGTCTGGCTGCTGGAACCGCAAACCTTCATGAACCGCTCCGGCCAGTCGGTCGGCGGCATCGCGCGTTTCTACAAGATAGCAGCGGAAGAAATCTTGGTGGTGCACGATGAACTGGATCTGCCGCCAGGCAGCGCCAAGCTGAAAAAAGGCGGCTCATCCGGTGGCCACAATGGTTTGAAAGACATTACCGCGGCGCTTGGCACTCAGGATTACTGGCGTCTGCGGCTAGGCATCGGCCATCCGCGTACACTCAACCTGCAGCAGGTGGTTGCCGATTTCGTATTGCACCGGCCGCGCAAGGATGAGCAAATCCCGATTGAAGAAGCAATTGCCGACAGCCTGAAAATCATTCCGCTATTATGCGAAGGTAAATTCGAAGCCGCGACCATGCAATTGCATACTGCCAAATAA
- a CDS encoding 50S ribosomal protein L25/general stress protein Ctc, producing MKVIAFVRKEQGTGASRRLRNAGQTPGIVYGGSDAPVNISLDHNALYHALKKETFHSSILDLEIDGKVQKVLLRDFQVHAYKQLVLHADFQRVDAKQAIHVKVPLHFINAEIAPAVKLHGAIISHVLAELEITCLPADLPEFVEVDLTNIEVGHSIHLADLKLPKGVSAVSQENLTVATASIPAGKVEAEAEAAAAPAAATPAAPAADKK from the coding sequence ATGAAAGTAATCGCATTTGTACGCAAAGAGCAGGGGACCGGAGCGAGCCGCCGCCTGCGCAATGCTGGCCAAACCCCAGGTATCGTTTATGGTGGTTCCGACGCGCCGGTCAATATCTCGCTGGACCACAATGCGCTGTACCACGCGCTGAAAAAAGAAACTTTCCATTCCTCGATCCTCGACCTCGAAATCGACGGCAAGGTACAGAAAGTTTTGCTGCGCGACTTCCAAGTCCACGCATACAAACAACTGGTCCTGCACGCTGACTTCCAACGCGTTGACGCTAAACAAGCAATTCACGTTAAAGTGCCTCTGCATTTCATCAATGCAGAAATCGCTCCTGCAGTGAAATTGCACGGCGCCATCATCAGCCACGTTCTGGCTGAACTGGAAATCACTTGTTTGCCAGCAGATCTGCCAGAGTTCGTTGAAGTCGACCTGACCAACATCGAAGTCGGCCACTCGATCCACTTGGCCGATCTGAAATTGCCTAAGGGCGTTTCGGCTGTGTCGCAAGAAAACCTGACTGTCGCTACTGCATCGATCCCAGCTGGCAAGGTTGAAGCTGAAGCCGAAGCAGCTGCTGCTCCAGCCGCTGCTACGCCAGCCGCTCCTGCTGCTGACAAGAAGTAA
- a CDS encoding ribose-phosphate pyrophosphokinase: protein MANENLMVFTGNANPELAIGVAKQLGIPLGKANVTKFSDGEVMVEINENVRGKDVFVLQSTCAPTNDNLMEIMLMVDALKRASAGRITAAIPYYGYARQDRRPRSARVAISAKVVANMLQEAGVERVLIMDLHADQIQGFFDIPVDNIYASPILLGDLVSKNYDDLLVVSPDVGGVVRARALAKRLNCDLAIIDKRRPKANVSEVMNIIGEVEGRNCVIMDDMVDTAGTLTKAAEVLKERGAKKVVAYCTHPVLSGPALERIVNSPLDELVVVDTIPLSAEAKACGKIRQLSCAELLAETFKRITKGDSVMSLFAE, encoded by the coding sequence ATGGCAAACGAAAACCTGATGGTTTTTACCGGCAACGCAAACCCGGAACTAGCTATTGGAGTTGCCAAGCAACTCGGCATCCCGCTAGGCAAAGCCAACGTTACCAAATTCTCCGACGGCGAAGTCATGGTCGAGATTAACGAGAACGTACGCGGCAAGGATGTGTTCGTGCTGCAATCGACTTGCGCACCGACCAATGACAACCTGATGGAAATCATGCTGATGGTCGATGCCCTGAAGCGCGCCTCTGCCGGCCGCATTACCGCAGCGATTCCTTACTACGGCTACGCCAGGCAAGACCGCCGCCCACGTTCGGCGCGGGTTGCGATTTCGGCCAAGGTCGTCGCCAACATGCTGCAGGAAGCCGGTGTTGAACGGGTCCTGATCATGGACTTGCACGCTGACCAGATTCAAGGTTTCTTCGATATTCCGGTAGATAACATCTACGCATCGCCAATTTTGCTGGGCGACCTGGTAAGCAAGAACTACGACGACCTGCTGGTCGTATCGCCGGACGTCGGCGGTGTGGTTCGCGCCCGCGCTTTGGCAAAACGCCTGAACTGCGACCTGGCGATCATAGACAAGCGCCGTCCGAAGGCGAACGTGTCGGAAGTCATGAACATCATCGGTGAAGTCGAAGGCCGCAACTGCGTGATCATGGATGACATGGTCGATACCGCAGGCACCCTGACCAAGGCAGCCGAAGTATTGAAAGAGCGCGGCGCCAAGAAAGTGGTCGCTTACTGTACACACCCTGTGCTGTCCGGCCCTGCCCTTGAGCGCATAGTCAATTCGCCGCTGGACGAACTGGTGGTCGTCGACACCATTCCGCTGTCGGCGGAAGCCAAGGCCTGTGGCAAGATCCGCCAGTTGTCATGCGCGGAATTGCTGGCTGAGACCTTTAAGCGCATTACCAAGGGCGACTCAGTCATGTCGCTGTTTGCCGAATAA
- the ispE gene encoding 4-(cytidine 5'-diphospho)-2-C-methyl-D-erythritol kinase: MPRTLNNCPAPAKLNLFLHVTGRRADGYHLLQTVFQLVDFNDLLHFEVRDDDLIRRSTDIPGVPEQSDLVVRAARLLQTAIRAKSSVVAGSAYKPLGANIGIEKNLPMGGGLGGGSSDAATTLMALNHLWQGGLSREELMALGLQLGADVPFFLFGRNAFAEGIGESLQKLDTPRLWFVIIQPGVTIPTEIIFSSSELTRSTKPVKMTDFSIGTKKLFGKNDLEAVAVKQFPEVAEAIKWLGNYGDARMTGSGACVFCAFTEEHQADAALKSVPSQWKAWKAKAMQEHPLAGLL, translated from the coding sequence ATGCCCCGTACGCTGAACAACTGTCCTGCGCCAGCCAAGCTGAATTTATTCTTACACGTCACCGGACGGCGGGCAGATGGTTATCACCTTCTGCAAACCGTGTTCCAGCTGGTCGATTTCAACGACTTGCTGCACTTCGAAGTGCGCGATGACGACCTGATCCGGCGCAGCACCGACATTCCCGGCGTGCCGGAACAGAGCGATTTGGTCGTCCGTGCCGCCAGATTATTGCAGACGGCGATCCGGGCAAAAAGCAGCGTGGTTGCCGGATCGGCGTACAAACCGTTGGGTGCGAATATCGGCATCGAAAAAAACCTGCCGATGGGTGGCGGCCTGGGTGGCGGTTCTTCCGATGCCGCCACTACGCTGATGGCACTTAATCATCTGTGGCAAGGCGGCCTGTCACGTGAGGAATTGATGGCTTTGGGCTTGCAATTAGGCGCCGATGTCCCGTTTTTCCTGTTTGGCCGAAATGCATTTGCAGAAGGAATCGGAGAATCGCTACAAAAGCTTGACACCCCCAGGCTATGGTTCGTTATAATTCAGCCCGGCGTAACAATTCCAACTGAAATAATTTTTTCATCTTCGGAATTGACAAGGAGTACGAAACCCGTCAAAATGACGGACTTTTCGATAGGTACTAAAAAACTCTTCGGAAAAAACGATCTGGAAGCCGTGGCAGTAAAGCAGTTCCCGGAAGTTGCAGAAGCCATCAAATGGCTCGGCAATTACGGAGATGCCAGGATGACCGGATCAGGTGCTTGTGTTTTTTGTGCGTTTACCGAAGAACACCAAGCTGACGCAGCACTGAAATCAGTGCCAAGCCAGTGGAAAGCATGGAAAGCCAAAGCGATGCAGGAACATCCGCTCGCTGGATTGTTATAG
- the lolB gene encoding lipoprotein insertase outer membrane protein LolB, producing the protein MMRNISKTSWPLLPILSTLPALRGASLAAVALAAIALSGCSVLPQAPSTTTTASTAGSAARQYHQAIDVSGRLSLRYQQDGKEQAVYGSFTWSQSKQETAITLLSPLGQTLATINIDADQATLKQAGKPPRIASDVDALTVQALGWPLPIAGLRDWLQGFGQNAAGQRFTATPATDDSFSVTTADKWLIQYSNWQNPDNAADSYPKRIDLARNTTQAGDVAIRIVISDRQSH; encoded by the coding sequence ATGATGCGAAACATCAGCAAGACTTCATGGCCGTTGCTGCCGATTCTGTCGACTCTGCCGGCATTGCGCGGCGCCAGCCTTGCGGCCGTCGCACTGGCCGCCATTGCATTGAGCGGTTGCAGCGTCCTGCCGCAAGCGCCCTCTACCACCACAACGGCCAGCACCGCCGGCAGCGCTGCGCGCCAATATCATCAAGCCATCGATGTCAGCGGCCGGCTGTCCCTGCGCTATCAGCAGGACGGCAAGGAGCAAGCGGTGTACGGCAGCTTCACCTGGTCCCAAAGCAAGCAGGAAACAGCGATCACCTTGCTGTCGCCACTGGGGCAAACGCTCGCCACCATCAATATCGACGCCGACCAGGCCACTCTGAAGCAAGCCGGCAAGCCGCCGCGCATCGCCAGCGATGTCGATGCCTTGACGGTGCAAGCCTTGGGTTGGCCACTGCCGATTGCCGGTTTGCGCGATTGGCTGCAAGGCTTCGGCCAGAACGCTGCCGGCCAGCGCTTTACCGCGACGCCTGCCACCGATGATAGTTTCAGCGTGACTACCGCCGATAAATGGCTGATCCAATACAGCAACTGGCAAAACCCGGACAATGCCGCCGACAGCTATCCGAAGCGGATAGACCTGGCGCGCAATACCACCCAGGCTGGCGACGTTGCGATCCGCATCGTCATCAGCGATCGCCAATCACACTGA
- a CDS encoding tetratricopeptide repeat protein, giving the protein MKKALAIVTLSTLLSACAGVTPSNNDAKDSAAATGATPADPHATATAASPDPLKTRKLATRAMPVKPPEEHLPAVPLTKEILFKVLSSEIAFQRGNWQSAYVTLLGAAQQTRDPRLARRAAEMALSAKQASEALVAIRLWRELAPDSEEATQYYLGFIMLSNNLAEAKPILEKRLQDAPPQARGVMMLQIQRLLARAQDKAGAFTLLEQLVTPYTAMSEAHLALAQEAFSIGNTMRAQEEAHIALNLKPDSELAILTSAQVASDNTEVERILTDFLKKYPGSREVRVAYARTLIDQKQYEKARSQFEILLKNDKQDVTTLLALGLLNAQIGDSFAAERYLTGYLDQLSKHPDESRDSTQALLILAQIASDRNDTDTALKWLAQVEPGDAYLDAQLRRAQLLSKRGDLDGARRVLAEIETNGEREKTQVTQVEAQLLREANRPQEAFKVLETALKAQPDNADLLYDYAMAAEKLDNLTAMETALRKLIAIAPENQQAYNALGYSLAERNIRLPEALSLIQKALSLAPQDPFIVDSMGWIQYRMGNLDEAETRLRTAYSLLPDPEIAVHLGEVLWVKGQKTDAQKLWREVHQKDPQNDALKSTLARLRATL; this is encoded by the coding sequence TTGAAAAAAGCCCTTGCCATTGTAACGCTCTCTACCCTGCTGTCGGCTTGCGCCGGTGTTACCCCAAGCAACAACGATGCCAAAGATTCAGCGGCGGCCACTGGCGCCACGCCTGCCGATCCGCATGCAACTGCAACGGCTGCCAGTCCTGATCCGCTCAAAACACGTAAGCTGGCGACCCGGGCGATGCCGGTCAAGCCGCCGGAAGAACATTTGCCGGCGGTGCCGCTCACCAAGGAAATCCTGTTCAAGGTGCTTAGTTCGGAAATCGCTTTTCAGCGTGGAAACTGGCAATCTGCGTATGTAACTTTGCTCGGCGCTGCGCAACAAACGCGCGACCCGCGCCTGGCGCGACGCGCTGCCGAAATGGCGCTGAGCGCTAAGCAGGCCAGCGAAGCCCTGGTGGCGATCCGGCTGTGGCGCGAACTGGCGCCCGATTCTGAAGAAGCGACCCAGTATTATCTCGGCTTCATCATGCTCAGCAACAATCTGGCCGAAGCCAAGCCGATCCTGGAAAAGCGCCTGCAAGATGCACCGCCGCAGGCGCGCGGCGTCATGATGCTGCAAATCCAGCGCTTGCTGGCGCGAGCACAAGACAAGGCCGGCGCTTTCACGCTGCTGGAACAACTGGTAACCCCCTATACCGCGATGTCTGAAGCACATCTGGCGCTGGCGCAGGAAGCCTTCAGCATCGGCAATACCATGCGTGCTCAGGAAGAAGCGCACATTGCGTTGAATCTCAAGCCCGATTCCGAATTGGCAATCCTGACCAGTGCGCAAGTCGCGTCAGATAATACGGAAGTCGAACGCATCCTGACCGATTTCCTCAAAAAATACCCCGGCTCGCGCGAAGTGCGAGTGGCTTATGCGCGCACATTGATCGATCAAAAGCAATACGAGAAAGCCCGCAGCCAGTTTGAGATTCTGCTGAAAAACGACAAGCAAGACGTCACCACTTTGCTGGCGCTAGGCTTGCTGAATGCACAGATCGGCGACAGCTTTGCTGCCGAACGTTACCTGACCGGCTATCTCGATCAGTTGAGCAAACATCCCGACGAGTCGCGCGACAGTACCCAGGCTTTGCTGATCCTGGCGCAAATTGCGTCAGACCGGAATGACACCGACACCGCCTTGAAATGGCTGGCGCAAGTCGAGCCGGGCGATGCCTACCTGGATGCCCAGCTACGCCGGGCGCAATTGCTGTCCAAACGCGGCGACCTGGACGGCGCGCGCCGGGTGCTGGCGGAAATCGAGACCAACGGCGAACGTGAAAAGACGCAAGTCACCCAGGTCGAAGCACAATTGCTGCGCGAAGCCAACCGTCCGCAAGAAGCCTTCAAGGTGCTGGAAACCGCGCTCAAGGCGCAACCCGACAATGCAGACCTGTTGTACGACTATGCGATGGCGGCGGAAAAACTCGACAACCTGACCGCGATGGAAACCGCTTTGCGCAAACTGATTGCAATAGCGCCGGAAAATCAGCAGGCGTATAACGCACTTGGCTATTCGCTGGCCGAGCGCAATATCCGTTTGCCGGAAGCGCTGAGCCTGATCCAGAAAGCGCTGTCGCTGGCGCCGCAAGATCCATTCATTGTCGATAGCATGGGCTGGATACAGTACCGCATGGGCAATCTGGATGAAGCCGAAACGCGGTTGCGCACTGCCTATAGCTTGTTGCCCGATCCGGAAATCGCGGTACACCTGGGTGAAGTGCTGTGGGTCAAGGGACAAAAAACCGATGCCCAGAAACTGTGGCGTGAAGTGCACCAGAAAGATCCGCAAAACGATGCATTGAAAAGCACTCTGGCAAGACTGCGCGCAACACTATGA
- the mutM gene encoding bifunctional DNA-formamidopyrimidine glycosylase/DNA-(apurinic or apyrimidinic site) lyase gives MPELPEVEVTRRGVAPHLDGRVVTAVTFRHSGLRWPFPQDLPALLIGRAVRRVERRGKYLLLRFDHGTVLIHLGMSGHLRILTLGTAPQKHDHFDLVVGQQLLRLTDPRRFGAVLWHDDADGPVEQHVLLAGLGLEPLEQVFSAQILYQQTRNRSAPVKQVLLAGDIVVGVGNIYASESLFRAGINPKTPANRISLARYERLVDAIRIILATAIEKGGSTLRDFIGADGQSGYFQQTYFVYDRAGLPCRNCGTLITQIKQGQRSTFYCKKCQK, from the coding sequence ATGCCAGAATTACCTGAAGTAGAAGTAACCCGCCGCGGCGTTGCGCCACATCTCGATGGCCGTGTGGTCACTGCCGTGACCTTCCGTCACAGTGGTTTGCGTTGGCCGTTTCCGCAAGATTTGCCGGCACTGCTGATCGGCCGCGCGGTGCGCCGCGTTGAGCGTCGCGGCAAGTATCTGCTGCTGCGTTTCGATCATGGGACCGTGCTGATCCATTTGGGGATGTCCGGTCATCTGCGGATCCTGACGCTTGGTACTGCGCCGCAAAAGCACGATCATTTCGATCTTGTGGTCGGTCAGCAATTGCTGCGCCTGACCGATCCGCGCCGTTTCGGCGCCGTATTGTGGCATGACGATGCAGATGGCCCGGTGGAGCAGCACGTACTGCTGGCTGGTCTCGGGCTGGAGCCGCTGGAACAAGTGTTTTCGGCGCAGATTCTTTACCAGCAGACGCGCAACCGCAGCGCGCCAGTCAAGCAGGTGCTGCTGGCGGGCGATATCGTGGTCGGGGTCGGCAATATCTATGCATCCGAGAGCCTGTTCCGCGCCGGCATCAATCCGAAAACGCCGGCCAATCGCATCAGTCTGGCGCGTTATGAACGGCTGGTTGATGCCATTCGCATAATTTTAGCGACGGCAATTGAGAAGGGCGGCAGCACTTTGCGCGATTTTATTGGTGCTGATGGCCAATCTGGGTACTTCCAGCAGACTTATTTCGTCTATGATCGTGCTGGGTTGCCATGCAGAAATTGTGGAACGTTGATTACGCAGATCAAGCAAGGCCAGCGGTCAACGTTTTATTGCAAGAAATGTCAGAAGTAA
- a CDS encoding dynamin family protein, translating to MSNLVQKFQEYSEWRTGVAGALRRYQTWASASKLSDIASEQRIARALARLTDDKLSIAFVAEFSRGKSELINAIFFADYGQRILPSAAGRTTMCPTELLYDASFPSCIRLLPIETRAESQSTSDYKGAHHVWTVLPLDISSTDGMLEAFKQVSLTKWVPVEEAKLYGLYDEDDPDAAVAIDVLGRVEISQWRHAIINFPHPLLKEGLVIIDTPGLNAIGTEPELTLNLIPNAHAVLFILAADTGVTKSDIDVWRHHIGSGAGRMVVLNKIDSMWDELRSPFEVEQQISRQVSSVAHTLGLSEAQVYPVSAQKGLVGKINGEPDLLRRSRLPALENALSHELIPAKRDIIRSQLIADIQDLTVTKQALMSAHIRSVVEQLLELKSLRGKNTSIISHMMKRIDIEKKEFDESLLKLQGTRTVFARLSAGVFTTLGMGLLKDEIRKARETMEGSMFTAGFRHAVKEFFDKSQENLMLSGQKTDEISEMMTIMYRKFSTEHGLALSTPMPFSLDKYRKEISVIEAAYHRQFGTVTLVKTSQVVLMQKFFDSIASRVKQSFLQANRDVDAWLKVVMAPLEEQIRAHKSQLKQRTDSIERVHVAIDSLEEKIQSVEMLQKELTAQRNTLMTLENDLRGALGNELSTMKVAV from the coding sequence GTGAGCAATCTAGTCCAGAAATTCCAGGAATACAGTGAGTGGCGTACCGGGGTAGCAGGCGCACTGCGGCGTTACCAGACTTGGGCGAGCGCATCGAAATTGTCGGATATCGCCAGCGAGCAGCGTATCGCGCGCGCGCTGGCGCGGCTGACCGACGATAAATTGTCGATCGCCTTCGTGGCGGAATTTTCGCGCGGCAAATCAGAGCTGATCAATGCGATCTTCTTTGCTGACTACGGCCAGCGCATCCTGCCGTCGGCCGCCGGACGCACCACCATGTGTCCGACCGAGCTGCTGTACGATGCCTCGTTTCCATCCTGTATCCGGCTGCTGCCGATAGAAACCCGCGCCGAATCGCAATCAACCAGCGATTACAAGGGTGCACATCATGTGTGGACGGTGCTGCCGCTGGATATCTCCTCTACCGATGGCATGCTGGAAGCATTCAAGCAGGTCAGCCTGACCAAATGGGTGCCGGTGGAAGAGGCGAAACTGTACGGTTTGTACGATGAAGACGATCCGGATGCCGCGGTCGCAATCGATGTTCTGGGCCGGGTCGAAATTTCCCAGTGGCGGCACGCCATCATCAACTTCCCGCATCCCTTGCTGAAAGAGGGACTGGTGATTATCGATACGCCGGGACTGAACGCGATCGGCACTGAACCGGAACTGACCCTTAACCTGATTCCCAACGCCCATGCAGTGCTGTTTATCCTGGCGGCCGACACTGGCGTCACCAAGAGCGACATCGACGTCTGGCGTCACCATATCGGTAGCGGCGCCGGCCGCATGGTGGTGTTGAACAAGATCGATAGCATGTGGGACGAGTTGCGTTCACCGTTCGAAGTCGAGCAGCAGATCAGCAGGCAAGTATCGAGCGTGGCGCATACCTTGGGATTATCGGAGGCGCAGGTCTATCCGGTCTCGGCGCAGAAAGGATTGGTCGGCAAGATCAATGGCGAGCCGGACCTGTTGCGCAGAAGCCGCTTGCCGGCGCTGGAAAATGCCCTGTCGCACGAATTGATTCCAGCCAAGCGCGACATCATCCGCTCGCAACTGATCGCTGATATCCAAGACTTGACCGTTACCAAGCAAGCCTTGATGTCAGCGCATATCCGCAGCGTGGTGGAGCAGTTGCTGGAACTGAAAAGCCTGCGCGGCAAGAATACTTCCATCATCAGCCACATGATGAAGCGTATCGATATCGAGAAAAAGGAATTCGACGAGAGCCTGCTGAAATTGCAGGGCACGCGCACGGTATTTGCGCGTCTCTCGGCCGGCGTTTTCACGACGCTGGGCATGGGTTTGCTGAAAGACGAAATCCGCAAGGCGCGGGAAACCATGGAAGGCAGCATGTTTACGGCCGGCTTCCGTCACGCGGTGAAGGAATTTTTCGACAAGTCGCAGGAAAACCTGATGCTGTCCGGTCAGAAAACCGATGAAATCTCGGAAATGATGACTATCATGTACCGCAAGTTCTCGACCGAACACGGTTTGGCCTTGTCGACGCCGATGCCGTTTTCTCTGGATAAGTATCGCAAGGAAATAAGCGTTATCGAAGCCGCCTACCATCGCCAGTTCGGCACGGTCACCCTGGTGAAAACCAGCCAGGTGGTGCTGATGCAGAAATTCTTCGATTCGATCGCCTCGCGCGTCAAGCAGAGCTTTCTGCAAGCCAATCGGGACGTCGACGCTTGGCTCAAGGTGGTGATGGCGCCGCTGGAAGAGCAGATCCGCGCCCATAAATCGCAGCTCAAGCAGCGGACCGATTCGATTGAACGGGTGCACGTTGCGATTGACAGCCTGGAAGAGAAAATCCAGTCGGTGGAAATGCTGCAGAAAGAACTGACTGCGCAAAGAAATACTTTGATGACGTTGGAGAATGATTTGAGAGGTGCGCTTGGAAACGAGTTGTCGACGATGAAAGTTGCGGTATAA